TAACAGAATAACAAAACCAATTTCATGAAACCCGCTCCCGGAAAGGAGCGGGTTTTTTTATTTCACATAACCAAAACTCGTCATGAATAACAGACGCATACAACCCAAACTGGAACCCCTCGAATGGCGCCACGCCCATGATTTGCAGCGAGTGGTAAATGATCCGACCATGAATGAATGGTCCAACATGCCGCATGCCTACTTCTCCAATGGTGCGCAGTCGCTTATTCAACGTAGCCTTCATCAGGCAAGTAAAGCGGGGTCCCATATGTTAGCACTCTACGTCGAAGAGGATCTCTCCGGTGTCTTCAGTATTCAGCGCGACTCGGTGGATGCCACTCAAGCGAATCTTCTTTTCTGGGTCGA
This genomic stretch from Opitutia bacterium ISCC 52 harbors:
- a CDS encoding GNAT family N-acetyltransferase, with amino-acid sequence MNNRRIQPKLEPLEWRHAHDLQRVVNDPTMNEWSNMPHAYFSNGAQSLIQRSLHQASKAGSHMLALYVEEDLSGVFSIQRDSVDATQANLLFWVESSCWRTGQAIAYLADVVSFAMTDLGLSQLFTTCLERNTLCTRALEDVGFQRFGRQRSCSLESSDDDTELRLVVQAE